One Ahaetulla prasina isolate Xishuangbanna chromosome 10, ASM2864084v1, whole genome shotgun sequence genomic region harbors:
- the AHDC1 gene encoding transcription factor Gibbin isoform X3, whose product MLDFYFYFFTHTHTQNPQQLIRMNQPFVSTSVSKASAAGGGGECEESWRISFTEPDGISNACQPIGLENGANPPAEWFPCSQGPGLRPPNSEVDSSERNFRVNLHCKYGRPREFKCNSRSSKTEGPGSTFPDVHPSNCSTKRHASEDDLRKRLKSQGSPVLSTGGALRSTSSSDYIQEPKFYQSGHPGQNTSVCLAEKALPYSMLSFPEGSCTVLSQEHKSSSLHHTEAAERYKSLHTQSSVKSEDSLASSVPACPADVQDLEETTTQDRAAKTFSNATLASGRCNIDSIISLLKSKCGNGRINLYPVVQLIDIMKDIDRLSQDLKSCGVHLDCSGLQFDSHLPLSEEGRGQGLHYSFYSSPMLANSIRSPEELAVQSSTKAELLKQTQPSHYVGETEGDTRSALDQISQNSPVLKAPSSLDEASNSESETNDYPELTNTDILSELASLACPGPQLLDQHSESHHQLLESQGAESRSQLIGSQSLEHQPQLVDSKSLEPPPEPLALQTVDPLPAPLGLQPLEPLELQTLEPLSESLSLQSLEPLSEPLGLQSLGTLDHQLLDSQSQLLDAEAQLLSPLPKLLDSQPHLGRQESSGEHSLPPGARLGGCSLRGVVRRGAGRGRDDHRKYALRRTDKPKILCRRRRGGRGQRTEIVTDSHVLPMAVPVEVVMARPEEARMPVTTITANEVADPIVSTLESEDGQKAAALLNPPKPKCRGIRRMVVKMAKIPVSLGRRNKTTYKVSSLTSSLNVEGKEVAISHSLEPTPLLKMKNNGRNVVVVFPPGEMPIILKRKRGRPPKNLMLGPCKPKEPAPEVKKRRRRKQKLASPQPSYVADTNDSKADYSDVLAKLAFLNRQSQCSARCSPPRCWTPSEPDSIHQAPDTQSISHFLHRVQGFRRRGGKGGGFGRGGSHSARSSRCSFSDFFEGIGKKKKGVMGTAIDPAHPRKRGRSEPDSMEKPKRKRRSRKNGVLFPEQNPSQNFSDGSSEWCGEKESLWMSHQGHLSGQANRNCSYQGSDSRTFHSSTMESSSSSRTGFYGGSSSQSELSQERQSLFTGYFRSLLDSDDSSDLLDFALSNSRSASRKSSTTYTAPPNAIATQRGMASYSSRGGKATPSSTTTTATSEVPFHTVSRQSFPPNRATGYNLSQAASECRDPDAFQKLASLSAVSRSPTTHSTTASSYAQYGNYGSTGGQSVTPASLFQQGKSYHATQDCPNNKDCSFTYGGGNSLPSSPSSAHSVSYTQQTSGPSMSLSKPSFFNSSDPSQFSSSSHTPMRCDSRASTVSPGGYMVPKSSISFQPSPENCRQFPSASQWAFRQSYGLDWNSESFSQLYNPGFDCHINEPNVILDISNYTPQKAKQQTISETFSESSSDSTQFNQPSGYRRANSEASSSEGQSSLSSLEKLMMDWNESSSAPGYNWNQSVLFQSSSKPGRGRRKKVDIFDTAHLSFSTGGYPSKRGTGARQPRGSRGACASKKERGTGKAKFPTKSQSVNQLFQDSTDLGLDYYSGDSSMSPLPSQSRNFGLSERDPCDYTGPYSMNPSTPSDGTFGQGFQSDSPSLGQTDLESKHFPALPHQLAAPPSQQTVFEASLQKAFSPNCSPTLAFKEDLRPSDIRKLPACDSLKHGIAGVAGLAHSAAHMACRDLSMSQPHYDSPSCKNPSYWYSPTASTRSPPYDNKAGVGMLVDFMGRSPEASCLNPHLTSPPSSNPSKNEKEPMDMARAHHRGAYICPLMNDLNISPVPRDSMLPLQDNYRYPSFAPQGHPIMTAPQKSGFLGPMLEQHPEDTFTVTSL is encoded by the exons AGAATTCAAGTGTAACAGCAGGAGCAGCAAAACAGAAG gCCCAGGCAGCACATTTCCAGATGTCCATCCGAGCAATTGTTCCACCAAGAGGCATGCAAGCGAAGATGACTTGAGGAAGCGGCTGAAATCCCAGGGGTCACCAGTACTGTCAACCGGAGGTGCTCTGCGCAGCACTTCCTCTTCTGACTACATCCAAGAGCCAAAGTTCTATCAGTCAGGACATCCTGGGCAAAATACATCGGTGTGCCTGGCAGAGAAAGCCTTGCCGTATAGCATGCTCAGCTTCCCAGAAGGTTCTTGCACTGTATTAAGTCAAGAGCACAAATCGAGTTCCTTACACCATACAGAGGCGGCCGAGCGGTACAAAAGCCTCCATACCCAGAGCAGCGTCAAGTCGGAAGACTCGCTGGCATCCAGTGTTCCTGCCTGCCCTGCTGACGTCCAAGACTTGGAAGAAACCACCACACAAGACAGAGCTGCCAAAACTTTCTCCAATGCCACATTGGCCTCGGGGAGGTGTAACATCGATAGCATCATCTCCCTGTTGAAAAGCAAGTGTGGCAACGGCAGGATCAACCTCTACCCTGTGGTGCAGCTCATAGACATTATGAAGGACATTGACCGACTCTCCCAGGACTTGAAGAGCTGCGGCGTTCACTTAGACTGTAGTGGCTTGCAATTCGATAGCCATCTGCCGCTTAGTGAGGAAGGCCGGGGACAAGGCCTTCATTATAGCTTCTACTCCTCCCCCATGCTGGCCAACAGTATCCGCAGTCCCGAGGAGCTGGCAGTACAAAGCAGCACCAAAGCTGAGCTCCTCAAACAAACTCAACCTAGCCATTATGTGGGAGAAACAGAAGGGGACACTCGAAGTGCCCTGGACCAAATCAGCCAGAATAGTCCTGTTCTGAAGGCTCCTAGTAGCCTTGATGAAGCTAGCAACTCAGAGTCTGAGACGAATGATTATCCTGAGCTAACCAATACAGATATCCTGAGCGAACTGGCTTCTCTTGCCTGTCCGGGACCTCAGTTATTAGATCAGCATTCAGAATCCCACCATCAGCTGCTAGAAAGCCAAGGGGCTGAGTCAAGGTCTCAGTTAATTGGTTCACAGTCTTTAGAACACCAGCCCCAGCTAGTCGATTCCAAGTCTCTGGAGCCGCCTCCAGAACCGTTGGCCCTGCAGACAGTGGATCCCTTGCCTGCACCACTGGGGCTGCAACCTCTAGAACCTCTGGAGCTTCAGACTTTAGAACCTCTTTCTGAGTCACTATCACTCCAGTCCCTAGAACCCCTTTCTGAGCCTCTAGGGCTCCAGTCTTTAGGGACCCTGGACCACCAGTTGCTTGATTCCCAGTCCCAGCTCCTGGATGCAGAGGCCCAGCTGCTTTCCCCTTTGCCCAAATTGCTAGACTCTCAGCCCCATCTGGGAAGACAGGAGTCTTCAGGAGAACACTCGCTACCACCTGGAGCCCGCCTTGGAGGCTGCTCCTTAAGAGGAGTAGTAAGGCGAGGGGCTGGGCGGGGAAGGGATGATCACAGGAAATACGCTCTACGGAGAACAGATAAACCAAAGATACTCTGTCGTCGTCGTCGGGGAGGCCGGGGCCAGCGAACAGAGATTGTCACTGACAGCCATGTCCTCCCCATGGCTGTACCAGTGGAGGTAGTCATGGCGCGGCCAGAAGAAGCCAGGATGCCAGTGACCACCATTACAGCAAATGAAGTAGCAGATCCCATTGTTTCCACTTTGGAGTCAGAAGATGGCCAGAAGGCTGCTGCCCTCCTGAATCccccaaagcccaaatgccgtggCATACGTCGGATGGTGGTAAAGATGGCCAAGATTCCCGTCTCTCTTGGGAGGAGGAATAAGACGACGTACAAAGTGTCCTCCCTCACCAGTAGCTTGAATGTAGAAGGCAAGGAGGTTGCCATCTCCCATTCTCTAGAGCCCACCCCACTGCTGAAGATGAAGAACAACGGCCGGAATGTGGTGGTGGTCTTTCCTCCAGGAGAAATGCCCATCATCCTGAAGCGCAAGAGGGGAAGGCCTCCCAAAAACCTGATGCTTGGGCCCTGCAAACCTAAGGAGCCTGCCCCAGAAGTGAAGAaacggaggaggaggaaacagaaGTTGGCATCCCCACAGCCCTCTTACGTTGCAGACACCAATGACAGTAAAGCGGACTATTCAGATGTCCTGGCCAAGCTAGCCTTCCTCAACCGCCAGAGCCAGTGCTCCGCTCGTTGCTCCCCACCCCGCTGCTGGACCCCAAGTGAGCCTGACTCCATCCACCAGGCTCCTGACACTCAGAGCATCTCCCACTTTTTGCACCGAGTGCAAGGCTTCCGCAGACGAGGTGGCAAAGGAGGCGGGTTTGGGCGTGGAGGGAGCCATTCCGCCCGTTCCTCCCGTTGCTCCTTCAGCGATTTCTTTGAAGGCATCggcaaaaagaagaagggggttaTGGGGACGGCCATCGACCCCGCTCATCCCCGGAAGAGAGGCCGTTCAGAGCCAGACTCCATGGAGAAGCCCAAAAGAAAGAGGCGATCTCGCAAAAACGGGGTCTTGTTTCCTGAGCAGAATCCCAGCCAGAACTTCAGTGATGGGTCCTCAGAATGGTGCGGAGAAAAAGAAAGTCTTTGGATGTCCCACCAAGGACACCTTTCTGGACAAGCCAACAGGAATTGCAGCTACCAAGGCAGCGATTCCCGGACCTTCCACTCCTCAACCATGGAGTCAAGTTCTTCAAGCCGAACTGGTTTTTATGGGGGGAGCAGTTCCCAGTCTGAACTCAGCCAGGAAAGGCAGAGCCTTTTCACGGGCTATTTCCGTTCCCTGTTGGATTCCGATGACTCCTCTGACCTGTTGGACTTTGCCCTCTCCAATTCTCGCTCGGCCTCACGGAAATCCTCCACCACATATACAGCCCCACCCAATGCCATTGCAACCCAGAGAGGCATGGCATCTTACTCAAGCCGGGGTGGGAAAGCCACGCCCTCTTCTACCACCACAACTGCCACGAGTGAGGTGCCCTTCCacacagtcagccggcagtcgtTCCCTCCGAACAGAGCAACAGGCTACAACTTGTCCCAGGCTGCTTCGGAGTGCCGTGACCCAGATGCGTTCCAGAAGCTGGCATCTCTCTCAGCTGTCTCCAGATCTCCCACTACTCACTCCACCACAGCCTCCAGCTATGCACAATATGGCAACTATGGTAGTACTGGGGGGCAAAGTGTGACTCCTGCCAGCTTGTTTCAGCAAGGGAAGTCCTACCATGCCACCCAAGACTGTCCCAACAACAAGGATTGCAGCTTCACCTACGGTGGAGGCAATAGCCTGCCCTCCTCCCCAAGCAGTGCCCACAGTGTCAGCTATACCCAGCAGACTTCAGGGCCCAGCATGTCCCTGAGTAAGCCCTCTTTCTTCAACAGCTCCGATCCCAGCCAGTTCTCCAGCTCCTCTCACACCCCCATGAGGTGTGACAGCCGGGCAAGCACTGTATCGCCAGGGGGTTACATGGTCCCTAAGAGTTCAATCTCCTTCCAGCCCTCACCGGAGAACTGTAGGCAGTTTCCTAGTGCCTCTCAATGGGCTTTCCGGCAAAGCTATGGCCTGGACTGGAACTCTGAGTCCTTCAGTCAACTCTACAACCCAGGCTTTGACTGCCACATCAATGAACCCAATGTCATCCTAGACATCTCCAACTATACACCCCAGAAGGCCAAGCAGCAGACGATCTCTGAGACCTTCTCCGAATCCTCCTCAGACAGTACCCAGTTCAACCAGCCATCAGGCTACAGGAGGGCCAACAGTGAGGCTTCGTCTAGTGAAGGGCAATCCAGCCTCTCTAGCTTGGAGAAGCTGATGATGGACTGGAATGAGTCTTCTTCAGCTCCAGGTTATAACTGGAACCAGAGTGTTTTATTCCAAAGCAGCTCCAAGCCAGGACGGGGCAGGCGAAAGAAAGTGGACATATTTGATACTGCCCATCTCAGTTTCTCCACGGGGGGCTACCCCTCCAAGAGAGGGACTGGTGCTCGGCAGCCGCGGGGTTCCCGGGGTGCCTGCGCCTCCAAAAAAGAAAGAGGCACAGGCAAAGCTAAGTTCCCCACCAAATCCCAGTCGGTGAACCAACTGTTTCAAGACAGCACAGATTTGGGCCTGGACTACTACAGCGGGGACAGCAGCATGTCCCCGCTGCCTTCACAGTCCCGCAACTTTGGGCTCAGCGAACGTGATCCTTGTGACTACACGGGGCCCTACTCCATGAATCCTTCCACGCCTTCAGACGGCACCTTTGGGCAAGGGTTCCAGAGTGATTCCCCCAGCCTGGGACAGACGGACTTGGAGAGCAAGCATTTCCCCGCCCTGCCCCACCAGCTGGCTGCCCCACCCTCACAGCAGACGGTGTTCGAAGCCAGCTTGCAGAAAGCTTTCTCGCCCAACTGCTCCCCTACCCTGGCCTTCAAAGAGGACCTGCGGCCCAGTGACATCCGGAAGCTTCCGGCCTGCGACTCGCTGAAACATGGCATCGCCGGGGTGGCTGGCTTGGCCCACTCGGCCGCCCACATGGCCTGCCGGGACCTCTCCATGTCTCAGCCGCACTATGATTCTCCCAGCTGTAAAAACCCCAGCTATTGGTATTCACCCACTGCCAGCACCCGCAGCCCTCCCTATGACAACAAAGCCGGCGTGGGCATGCTGGTAGACTTCATGGGGAGGAGTCCTGAGGCTTCTTGCCTCAACCCCCATTTGACCAGCCCCCCCAGCAGCAACCCTTCCAAGAACGAGAAGGAGCCCATGGACATGGCAAGGGCTCATCACCGAGGAGCCTATATTTGCCCCTTGATGAATGACTTAAATATCTCCCCGGTCCCGAGAGACTCGATGCTGCCGCTGCAGGACAACTATAGGTACCCCAGCTTTGCACCCCAAGGGCACCCAATCATGACCGCACCCCAGAAGAGCGGGTTTTTGGGTCCAATGCTAGAACAGCATCCCGAGGACACATTCACGGTCACCTCCTTGTAG
- the AHDC1 gene encoding transcription factor Gibbin isoform X1: MGIRFLFYFILFYFDSFFSRTEPGEVLAPLSGTAVAGTGSGKASPRKAGCCRNQLGCSQQAEFQPLFFPASFFFPLLSLSPLLFFPPSPPPSPKPSLRAFSPPPGAQLPLRAFALSELVLGQRGVANGISNACQPIGLENGANPPAEWFPCSQGPGLRPPNSEVDSSERNFRVNLHCKYGRPREFKCNSRSSKTEGPGSTFPDVHPSNCSTKRHASEDDLRKRLKSQGSPVLSTGGALRSTSSSDYIQEPKFYQSGHPGQNTSVCLAEKALPYSMLSFPEGSCTVLSQEHKSSSLHHTEAAERYKSLHTQSSVKSEDSLASSVPACPADVQDLEETTTQDRAAKTFSNATLASGRCNIDSIISLLKSKCGNGRINLYPVVQLIDIMKDIDRLSQDLKSCGVHLDCSGLQFDSHLPLSEEGRGQGLHYSFYSSPMLANSIRSPEELAVQSSTKAELLKQTQPSHYVGETEGDTRSALDQISQNSPVLKAPSSLDEASNSESETNDYPELTNTDILSELASLACPGPQLLDQHSESHHQLLESQGAESRSQLIGSQSLEHQPQLVDSKSLEPPPEPLALQTVDPLPAPLGLQPLEPLELQTLEPLSESLSLQSLEPLSEPLGLQSLGTLDHQLLDSQSQLLDAEAQLLSPLPKLLDSQPHLGRQESSGEHSLPPGARLGGCSLRGVVRRGAGRGRDDHRKYALRRTDKPKILCRRRRGGRGQRTEIVTDSHVLPMAVPVEVVMARPEEARMPVTTITANEVADPIVSTLESEDGQKAAALLNPPKPKCRGIRRMVVKMAKIPVSLGRRNKTTYKVSSLTSSLNVEGKEVAISHSLEPTPLLKMKNNGRNVVVVFPPGEMPIILKRKRGRPPKNLMLGPCKPKEPAPEVKKRRRRKQKLASPQPSYVADTNDSKADYSDVLAKLAFLNRQSQCSARCSPPRCWTPSEPDSIHQAPDTQSISHFLHRVQGFRRRGGKGGGFGRGGSHSARSSRCSFSDFFEGIGKKKKGVMGTAIDPAHPRKRGRSEPDSMEKPKRKRRSRKNGVLFPEQNPSQNFSDGSSEWCGEKESLWMSHQGHLSGQANRNCSYQGSDSRTFHSSTMESSSSSRTGFYGGSSSQSELSQERQSLFTGYFRSLLDSDDSSDLLDFALSNSRSASRKSSTTYTAPPNAIATQRGMASYSSRGGKATPSSTTTTATSEVPFHTVSRQSFPPNRATGYNLSQAASECRDPDAFQKLASLSAVSRSPTTHSTTASSYAQYGNYGSTGGQSVTPASLFQQGKSYHATQDCPNNKDCSFTYGGGNSLPSSPSSAHSVSYTQQTSGPSMSLSKPSFFNSSDPSQFSSSSHTPMRCDSRASTVSPGGYMVPKSSISFQPSPENCRQFPSASQWAFRQSYGLDWNSESFSQLYNPGFDCHINEPNVILDISNYTPQKAKQQTISETFSESSSDSTQFNQPSGYRRANSEASSSEGQSSLSSLEKLMMDWNESSSAPGYNWNQSVLFQSSSKPGRGRRKKVDIFDTAHLSFSTGGYPSKRGTGARQPRGSRGACASKKERGTGKAKFPTKSQSVNQLFQDSTDLGLDYYSGDSSMSPLPSQSRNFGLSERDPCDYTGPYSMNPSTPSDGTFGQGFQSDSPSLGQTDLESKHFPALPHQLAAPPSQQTVFEASLQKAFSPNCSPTLAFKEDLRPSDIRKLPACDSLKHGIAGVAGLAHSAAHMACRDLSMSQPHYDSPSCKNPSYWYSPTASTRSPPYDNKAGVGMLVDFMGRSPEASCLNPHLTSPPSSNPSKNEKEPMDMARAHHRGAYICPLMNDLNISPVPRDSMLPLQDNYRYPSFAPQGHPIMTAPQKSGFLGPMLEQHPEDTFTVTSL; the protein is encoded by the exons AGAATTCAAGTGTAACAGCAGGAGCAGCAAAACAGAAG gCCCAGGCAGCACATTTCCAGATGTCCATCCGAGCAATTGTTCCACCAAGAGGCATGCAAGCGAAGATGACTTGAGGAAGCGGCTGAAATCCCAGGGGTCACCAGTACTGTCAACCGGAGGTGCTCTGCGCAGCACTTCCTCTTCTGACTACATCCAAGAGCCAAAGTTCTATCAGTCAGGACATCCTGGGCAAAATACATCGGTGTGCCTGGCAGAGAAAGCCTTGCCGTATAGCATGCTCAGCTTCCCAGAAGGTTCTTGCACTGTATTAAGTCAAGAGCACAAATCGAGTTCCTTACACCATACAGAGGCGGCCGAGCGGTACAAAAGCCTCCATACCCAGAGCAGCGTCAAGTCGGAAGACTCGCTGGCATCCAGTGTTCCTGCCTGCCCTGCTGACGTCCAAGACTTGGAAGAAACCACCACACAAGACAGAGCTGCCAAAACTTTCTCCAATGCCACATTGGCCTCGGGGAGGTGTAACATCGATAGCATCATCTCCCTGTTGAAAAGCAAGTGTGGCAACGGCAGGATCAACCTCTACCCTGTGGTGCAGCTCATAGACATTATGAAGGACATTGACCGACTCTCCCAGGACTTGAAGAGCTGCGGCGTTCACTTAGACTGTAGTGGCTTGCAATTCGATAGCCATCTGCCGCTTAGTGAGGAAGGCCGGGGACAAGGCCTTCATTATAGCTTCTACTCCTCCCCCATGCTGGCCAACAGTATCCGCAGTCCCGAGGAGCTGGCAGTACAAAGCAGCACCAAAGCTGAGCTCCTCAAACAAACTCAACCTAGCCATTATGTGGGAGAAACAGAAGGGGACACTCGAAGTGCCCTGGACCAAATCAGCCAGAATAGTCCTGTTCTGAAGGCTCCTAGTAGCCTTGATGAAGCTAGCAACTCAGAGTCTGAGACGAATGATTATCCTGAGCTAACCAATACAGATATCCTGAGCGAACTGGCTTCTCTTGCCTGTCCGGGACCTCAGTTATTAGATCAGCATTCAGAATCCCACCATCAGCTGCTAGAAAGCCAAGGGGCTGAGTCAAGGTCTCAGTTAATTGGTTCACAGTCTTTAGAACACCAGCCCCAGCTAGTCGATTCCAAGTCTCTGGAGCCGCCTCCAGAACCGTTGGCCCTGCAGACAGTGGATCCCTTGCCTGCACCACTGGGGCTGCAACCTCTAGAACCTCTGGAGCTTCAGACTTTAGAACCTCTTTCTGAGTCACTATCACTCCAGTCCCTAGAACCCCTTTCTGAGCCTCTAGGGCTCCAGTCTTTAGGGACCCTGGACCACCAGTTGCTTGATTCCCAGTCCCAGCTCCTGGATGCAGAGGCCCAGCTGCTTTCCCCTTTGCCCAAATTGCTAGACTCTCAGCCCCATCTGGGAAGACAGGAGTCTTCAGGAGAACACTCGCTACCACCTGGAGCCCGCCTTGGAGGCTGCTCCTTAAGAGGAGTAGTAAGGCGAGGGGCTGGGCGGGGAAGGGATGATCACAGGAAATACGCTCTACGGAGAACAGATAAACCAAAGATACTCTGTCGTCGTCGTCGGGGAGGCCGGGGCCAGCGAACAGAGATTGTCACTGACAGCCATGTCCTCCCCATGGCTGTACCAGTGGAGGTAGTCATGGCGCGGCCAGAAGAAGCCAGGATGCCAGTGACCACCATTACAGCAAATGAAGTAGCAGATCCCATTGTTTCCACTTTGGAGTCAGAAGATGGCCAGAAGGCTGCTGCCCTCCTGAATCccccaaagcccaaatgccgtggCATACGTCGGATGGTGGTAAAGATGGCCAAGATTCCCGTCTCTCTTGGGAGGAGGAATAAGACGACGTACAAAGTGTCCTCCCTCACCAGTAGCTTGAATGTAGAAGGCAAGGAGGTTGCCATCTCCCATTCTCTAGAGCCCACCCCACTGCTGAAGATGAAGAACAACGGCCGGAATGTGGTGGTGGTCTTTCCTCCAGGAGAAATGCCCATCATCCTGAAGCGCAAGAGGGGAAGGCCTCCCAAAAACCTGATGCTTGGGCCCTGCAAACCTAAGGAGCCTGCCCCAGAAGTGAAGAaacggaggaggaggaaacagaaGTTGGCATCCCCACAGCCCTCTTACGTTGCAGACACCAATGACAGTAAAGCGGACTATTCAGATGTCCTGGCCAAGCTAGCCTTCCTCAACCGCCAGAGCCAGTGCTCCGCTCGTTGCTCCCCACCCCGCTGCTGGACCCCAAGTGAGCCTGACTCCATCCACCAGGCTCCTGACACTCAGAGCATCTCCCACTTTTTGCACCGAGTGCAAGGCTTCCGCAGACGAGGTGGCAAAGGAGGCGGGTTTGGGCGTGGAGGGAGCCATTCCGCCCGTTCCTCCCGTTGCTCCTTCAGCGATTTCTTTGAAGGCATCggcaaaaagaagaagggggttaTGGGGACGGCCATCGACCCCGCTCATCCCCGGAAGAGAGGCCGTTCAGAGCCAGACTCCATGGAGAAGCCCAAAAGAAAGAGGCGATCTCGCAAAAACGGGGTCTTGTTTCCTGAGCAGAATCCCAGCCAGAACTTCAGTGATGGGTCCTCAGAATGGTGCGGAGAAAAAGAAAGTCTTTGGATGTCCCACCAAGGACACCTTTCTGGACAAGCCAACAGGAATTGCAGCTACCAAGGCAGCGATTCCCGGACCTTCCACTCCTCAACCATGGAGTCAAGTTCTTCAAGCCGAACTGGTTTTTATGGGGGGAGCAGTTCCCAGTCTGAACTCAGCCAGGAAAGGCAGAGCCTTTTCACGGGCTATTTCCGTTCCCTGTTGGATTCCGATGACTCCTCTGACCTGTTGGACTTTGCCCTCTCCAATTCTCGCTCGGCCTCACGGAAATCCTCCACCACATATACAGCCCCACCCAATGCCATTGCAACCCAGAGAGGCATGGCATCTTACTCAAGCCGGGGTGGGAAAGCCACGCCCTCTTCTACCACCACAACTGCCACGAGTGAGGTGCCCTTCCacacagtcagccggcagtcgtTCCCTCCGAACAGAGCAACAGGCTACAACTTGTCCCAGGCTGCTTCGGAGTGCCGTGACCCAGATGCGTTCCAGAAGCTGGCATCTCTCTCAGCTGTCTCCAGATCTCCCACTACTCACTCCACCACAGCCTCCAGCTATGCACAATATGGCAACTATGGTAGTACTGGGGGGCAAAGTGTGACTCCTGCCAGCTTGTTTCAGCAAGGGAAGTCCTACCATGCCACCCAAGACTGTCCCAACAACAAGGATTGCAGCTTCACCTACGGTGGAGGCAATAGCCTGCCCTCCTCCCCAAGCAGTGCCCACAGTGTCAGCTATACCCAGCAGACTTCAGGGCCCAGCATGTCCCTGAGTAAGCCCTCTTTCTTCAACAGCTCCGATCCCAGCCAGTTCTCCAGCTCCTCTCACACCCCCATGAGGTGTGACAGCCGGGCAAGCACTGTATCGCCAGGGGGTTACATGGTCCCTAAGAGTTCAATCTCCTTCCAGCCCTCACCGGAGAACTGTAGGCAGTTTCCTAGTGCCTCTCAATGGGCTTTCCGGCAAAGCTATGGCCTGGACTGGAACTCTGAGTCCTTCAGTCAACTCTACAACCCAGGCTTTGACTGCCACATCAATGAACCCAATGTCATCCTAGACATCTCCAACTATACACCCCAGAAGGCCAAGCAGCAGACGATCTCTGAGACCTTCTCCGAATCCTCCTCAGACAGTACCCAGTTCAACCAGCCATCAGGCTACAGGAGGGCCAACAGTGAGGCTTCGTCTAGTGAAGGGCAATCCAGCCTCTCTAGCTTGGAGAAGCTGATGATGGACTGGAATGAGTCTTCTTCAGCTCCAGGTTATAACTGGAACCAGAGTGTTTTATTCCAAAGCAGCTCCAAGCCAGGACGGGGCAGGCGAAAGAAAGTGGACATATTTGATACTGCCCATCTCAGTTTCTCCACGGGGGGCTACCCCTCCAAGAGAGGGACTGGTGCTCGGCAGCCGCGGGGTTCCCGGGGTGCCTGCGCCTCCAAAAAAGAAAGAGGCACAGGCAAAGCTAAGTTCCCCACCAAATCCCAGTCGGTGAACCAACTGTTTCAAGACAGCACAGATTTGGGCCTGGACTACTACAGCGGGGACAGCAGCATGTCCCCGCTGCCTTCACAGTCCCGCAACTTTGGGCTCAGCGAACGTGATCCTTGTGACTACACGGGGCCCTACTCCATGAATCCTTCCACGCCTTCAGACGGCACCTTTGGGCAAGGGTTCCAGAGTGATTCCCCCAGCCTGGGACAGACGGACTTGGAGAGCAAGCATTTCCCCGCCCTGCCCCACCAGCTGGCTGCCCCACCCTCACAGCAGACGGTGTTCGAAGCCAGCTTGCAGAAAGCTTTCTCGCCCAACTGCTCCCCTACCCTGGCCTTCAAAGAGGACCTGCGGCCCAGTGACATCCGGAAGCTTCCGGCCTGCGACTCGCTGAAACATGGCATCGCCGGGGTGGCTGGCTTGGCCCACTCGGCCGCCCACATGGCCTGCCGGGACCTCTCCATGTCTCAGCCGCACTATGATTCTCCCAGCTGTAAAAACCCCAGCTATTGGTATTCACCCACTGCCAGCACCCGCAGCCCTCCCTATGACAACAAAGCCGGCGTGGGCATGCTGGTAGACTTCATGGGGAGGAGTCCTGAGGCTTCTTGCCTCAACCCCCATTTGACCAGCCCCCCCAGCAGCAACCCTTCCAAGAACGAGAAGGAGCCCATGGACATGGCAAGGGCTCATCACCGAGGAGCCTATATTTGCCCCTTGATGAATGACTTAAATATCTCCCCGGTCCCGAGAGACTCGATGCTGCCGCTGCAGGACAACTATAGGTACCCCAGCTTTGCACCCCAAGGGCACCCAATCATGACCGCACCCCAGAAGAGCGGGTTTTTGGGTCCAATGCTAGAACAGCATCCCGAGGACACATTCACGGTCACCTCCTTGTAG